From the genome of Clostridium sp. BNL1100, one region includes:
- a CDS encoding amino acid adenylation domain-containing protein, protein MLTSPAQKGFTTVVDMFENAVQAFPERVCLEFNDLQFTYSDINNKANQVACQLYLNGARKGDFIGLFAKKSDYYIYALLAILKLGGVYVPISREYPEKRVQFIVDDAKISFVLTDEPNANPFQSNVKIISLPAEESEVVDFPKYQGTEDDLAYLLYTSGSSGSPKGVLIHQAGFSNRIMWQKNYFQMDEEQCCLFKAPIGFDISLWEIFLPLVSGARLIVTKDTSYKNISFITSLIIQKKVSVVQFVPSLLSIFIEKISSMPNISLSSLRRVVSSGEELTPTCIKKFVKVLPECKLYNFYGPTETSICVTAKEFDISYGDEYVSLGEPVDNVRVYLLDSNKRVITANDVEGEIYISGICVGKGYLNLPEQTREAFLQNHLDESPVLYKTGDKAKYVNGELVYLGRDDQFVKINGNRVELGEIRNQLNRLQYIEMSAVLVAKNKINADIIIAFYKTSEKFIDVTQIKQRILNDLRLSLPQYMLPTTLIQKDNFELTDNGKIDMAKLKAEYVIP, encoded by the coding sequence ATGCTAACGTCTCCAGCACAAAAAGGTTTTACTACGGTTGTAGATATGTTTGAAAACGCTGTACAGGCATTTCCAGAACGAGTTTGTCTGGAGTTTAATGACCTGCAGTTTACATACTCTGACATAAATAATAAAGCTAACCAGGTAGCCTGCCAACTATATTTAAATGGTGCAAGAAAAGGGGACTTTATCGGGTTATTTGCAAAAAAATCCGATTACTACATTTATGCATTATTGGCAATTTTAAAACTGGGAGGAGTGTACGTTCCAATTTCACGGGAGTATCCAGAAAAAAGGGTTCAATTTATTGTTGATGATGCAAAAATTAGTTTTGTATTAACAGATGAGCCGAATGCAAACCCTTTCCAAAGCAATGTCAAAATAATTTCTTTACCGGCTGAGGAATCTGAAGTTGTCGATTTTCCGAAGTATCAAGGTACTGAGGATGATTTGGCTTATTTATTGTATACATCCGGCTCAAGTGGCTCTCCCAAAGGGGTATTGATTCATCAGGCCGGATTCTCTAACCGAATAATGTGGCAAAAAAATTACTTTCAGATGGATGAGGAGCAATGTTGCTTGTTTAAAGCACCTATTGGCTTTGATATATCCTTATGGGAGATTTTTCTGCCCTTGGTTTCAGGAGCCAGATTAATTGTTACCAAGGATACTTCATATAAAAATATATCATTTATAACCAGCTTGATTATACAAAAGAAAGTTTCAGTAGTCCAATTTGTTCCTTCACTTCTTAGTATTTTTATTGAAAAAATCAGCAGTATGCCAAATATTTCACTAAGCTCACTGCGTAGAGTAGTAAGTAGTGGTGAGGAATTGACTCCCACTTGTATTAAGAAATTTGTGAAGGTACTGCCGGAGTGTAAACTATACAATTTTTACGGGCCAACAGAGACGTCTATTTGTGTTACAGCAAAAGAATTTGATATATCATATGGCGACGAATATGTGTCCTTGGGTGAGCCTGTTGACAATGTGAGGGTTTATTTATTAGATTCCAATAAACGTGTTATAACTGCAAATGATGTAGAAGGAGAAATATATATTTCGGGTATATGTGTAGGAAAAGGTTATTTAAACCTACCTGAGCAAACCAGAGAAGCCTTTTTACAGAATCACTTGGATGAGTCGCCGGTTCTTTATAAAACAGGGGATAAGGCTAAATATGTAAACGGTGAGCTGGTATATCTGGGTAGAGACGACCAGTTTGTCAAAATAAATGGAAACAGGGTTGAATTGGGCGAGATAAGGAATCAACTAAACAGGTTACAGTATATAGAAATGTCCGCAGTTTTGGTTGCGAAGAATAAGATAAATGCGGACATAATTATTGCTTTTTATAAAACATCCGAAAAGTTCATTGACGTTACACAAATAAAACAGAGGATACTTAACGATTTAAGGCTAAGTCTCCCTCAATATATGCTGCCAACAACTTTAATACAAAAAGATAATTTTGAACTTACTGATAATGGGAAAATTGATATGGCTAAACTGAAGGCAGAATATGTAATACCATAA